A genome region from Pseudanabaena sp. Chao 1811 includes the following:
- a CDS encoding protoglobin domain-containing protein, whose product MALDSQAFMATMERRVSFSAADKALLKANAAWGSSIAAKMAEVFYAYLARDQEMNAILTAKEGRMHRLNETFIEWFGEMFTGMDDWGSVYAARRWRIGLVHVQIGIGPQHVVPAMATVVNEVGQQLKTAGISDEVREALGRICMIDLAFIEQAYVEVTSQAVLQETGWTEGLFKRLISTGAASMK is encoded by the coding sequence ATGGCTCTCGATTCTCAAGCTTTTATGGCAACGATGGAAAGGCGGGTCTCTTTCTCTGCCGCAGATAAGGCCTTGCTAAAGGCAAATGCAGCATGGGGAAGCTCGATCGCTGCAAAAATGGCAGAGGTCTTTTATGCCTATTTAGCTCGCGATCAAGAAATGAATGCAATTCTGACTGCTAAAGAAGGTCGGATGCACCGCTTAAATGAAACATTCATTGAGTGGTTTGGGGAAATGTTTACAGGTATGGATGACTGGGGAAGTGTCTATGCTGCTCGTCGTTGGCGGATTGGACTAGTCCATGTGCAGATTGGGATTGGACCACAACATGTTGTCCCAGCAATGGCAACGGTTGTTAATGAAGTAGGTCAACAGCTCAAAACGGCTGGGATCTCTGACGAAGTAAGAGAAGCATTGGGAAGAATTTGCATGATCGATCTTGCTTTTATTGAGCAAGCCTATGTTGAAGTCACTTCTCAAGCAGTCTTGCAGGAAACAGGATGGACTGAAGGACTGTTTAAACGCCTGATTTCTACAGGTGCGGCAAGTATGAAATAG
- a CDS encoding roadblock/LC7 domain-containing protein gives MGINVAKLESILQNLVTSTSDVQGAALVSPDGLPLASTLPSGMDEERVSAMSAAMLSLGERIGNELARGVIDRLYVEGDKGYGILTSCGEEAVLLVLASKAAKQGLLMLEIKRVTGELKAALS, from the coding sequence ATGGGTATTAATGTTGCAAAACTAGAAAGCATTCTGCAAAATCTAGTAACAAGTACCAGTGATGTACAGGGGGCTGCACTGGTATCGCCCGATGGGCTACCCCTAGCATCGACTTTACCAAGTGGCATGGATGAAGAGCGAGTCTCGGCAATGTCTGCGGCAATGCTCTCCCTCGGCGAACGTATCGGTAATGAACTAGCTAGAGGCGTGATCGATCGCTTGTATGTTGAGGGTGATAAAGGTTATGGCATTTTAACCAGTTGTGGAGAAGAGGCAGTTTTACTGGTACTTGCCAGCAAAGCCGCTAAACAAGGATTACTGATGCTAGAAATCAAGCGTGTTACAGGTGAACTCAAAGCCGCTCTTTCATAG
- a CDS encoding NACHT domain-containing protein, producing the protein MSIKQEQNIREVVSRFEKALSGFVESEQGRECDVSETYFNHAVAKAARRYTKNYLEIHSFAQLFGSQKLPDLSSIYILQKFQPHTSIRNFNSVNELEEAFTRDLQRSNHSKGSNLIGLNIANEEEYLTILGHPAVGKTTFLKYIGLEALHYPDSRYRHEVLPVFLKMWKFCRNTDTLLQAIAEEFNKAGFPFSQQLALWMLEQGKLLILVDGLNEAVLSQTHLSQHVQDFVKTYPKNRYIVSSRLASYQNSLGQFLEVVLQPWGDLHVQEYIHKWFAIAYESEVIDESMSSISNATSSSPKSKQDLASEEAQRCWKILQLHPIAKELAKSPLCLSLLCLLSDRRYSFPSNISGLYQKAIHLLFEEQIVKNQLQNNEGEQSLSTDILDLILTEIAYKGFELRQNLFSLEEITEHIQTILSSCTVDLQKLEVEFVLKVLQQMGICRLTNLNTSVSLVFSHITFQEYFVARYIYNHGKVRQLVPNHLSDRRWQEVFLLLAGMMVGNTEELLLCIESQAFDYINTNRLRDILDWLEQITINSTGNLKNVAKRIASLFLARPRFLSELATALVLTRMLGIARDLYETFDLSINFSKIFESDLSMSLAHALDFDSETELNLTLQLCSNIEQSLAPINFDSRYINFMAVNTRLESLHTQVPSYDQAFEVREEFRQKISRIWLKTLYLPSDLNQISHQEVESLENYLYANLLMVKCKKTAIAVSLKTWEEIESRMLRIIRD; encoded by the coding sequence ATGAGTATAAAGCAAGAACAAAACATTCGTGAAGTTGTTAGTAGATTTGAGAAGGCGTTATCAGGATTTGTTGAGAGTGAGCAAGGTAGGGAATGTGATGTCAGTGAAACTTATTTTAATCATGCTGTGGCAAAGGCTGCAAGGCGCTATACCAAGAACTATTTAGAGATCCATTCTTTTGCACAGTTATTCGGGAGTCAAAAACTACCAGATCTTTCTTCCATTTATATTCTTCAGAAGTTTCAACCTCATACTTCTATTCGGAATTTTAATTCAGTTAATGAACTTGAAGAGGCATTTACTCGCGATCTTCAGAGGAGTAATCATAGCAAAGGTAGCAATCTAATCGGACTGAACATTGCTAATGAAGAAGAATATCTCACAATTCTGGGACATCCTGCTGTAGGGAAAACGACTTTTCTAAAGTACATTGGACTAGAGGCTCTACACTATCCAGATAGTCGCTATCGGCATGAAGTGCTACCTGTATTTTTAAAGATGTGGAAGTTCTGCCGTAATACAGATACATTATTGCAGGCGATCGCTGAGGAATTTAATAAAGCTGGCTTCCCCTTTTCACAGCAATTAGCATTATGGATGCTCGAACAGGGTAAGTTACTGATTTTAGTTGATGGTTTGAATGAGGCGGTATTATCTCAAACCCATCTATCGCAGCATGTGCAAGATTTCGTAAAGACATATCCCAAAAATCGTTACATAGTCTCTAGTCGTTTAGCTTCCTATCAAAATAGTTTGGGACAGTTTTTAGAAGTCGTATTACAACCTTGGGGAGATTTGCATGTTCAGGAATATATCCATAAATGGTTTGCGATCGCCTATGAGTCAGAGGTTATCGATGAGTCGATGAGTTCTATCTCAAATGCAACCTCGTCATCTCCTAAATCCAAACAGGATCTAGCTTCGGAGGAAGCTCAAAGGTGTTGGAAAATTTTGCAATTACACCCTATTGCTAAAGAATTAGCAAAGTCCCCTTTATGTTTATCTCTGTTATGTCTGCTTAGCGATCGCCGTTATAGTTTTCCTAGTAATATTAGTGGACTTTATCAAAAAGCAATTCATTTACTATTTGAAGAACAGATTGTAAAAAATCAATTACAAAACAATGAAGGAGAGCAAAGCCTCAGTACTGACATATTGGATCTGATCTTAACGGAAATTGCCTATAAGGGATTTGAGCTTAGGCAAAATCTCTTCTCTTTAGAAGAGATAACAGAGCATATCCAAACGATCTTAAGTAGTTGTACGGTTGATTTGCAGAAATTAGAAGTTGAATTTGTCCTTAAGGTGTTGCAGCAGATGGGAATCTGTAGACTTACGAATTTAAATACATCTGTGAGCTTGGTATTTAGTCATATTACTTTTCAAGAATATTTTGTTGCCCGATATATATACAACCACGGTAAAGTCAGACAACTTGTTCCTAATCATTTAAGCGATCGCCGTTGGCAAGAGGTTTTTCTATTGCTTGCGGGAATGATGGTGGGTAATACGGAAGAACTCTTATTATGTATTGAGTCACAGGCTTTTGACTATATCAATACCAATAGACTACGCGATATCTTAGATTGGCTAGAACAAATAACAATCAATTCAACAGGTAATTTAAAAAATGTTGCGAAGCGCATTGCTTCACTCTTTTTGGCACGTCCTCGTTTTTTATCAGAACTTGCAACTGCTTTGGTATTAACCAGAATGTTGGGAATTGCTCGTGATTTATATGAAACTTTTGATCTATCGATCAACTTTAGCAAAATATTTGAATCTGACCTATCAATGAGCCTTGCCCATGCCCTTGATTTTGATAGTGAAACAGAGCTTAATCTAACACTCCAACTCTGTAGCAATATTGAACAATCCCTTGCTCCCATTAATTTTGATTCAAGATATATCAATTTTATGGCGGTCAATACTAGATTAGAATCTTTACATACTCAAGTGCCAAGTTATGATCAAGCCTTTGAAGTACGAGAAGAATTTCGACAGAAAATAAGTCGGATATGGCTAAAAACACTATATTTACCATCGGATTTAAATCAAATTTCGCATCAGGAAGTAGAGTCTCTAGAAAATTATCTCTATGCCAACCTCTTGATGGTGAAGTGTAAAAAAACGGCGATCGCCGTTTCTCTCAAAACTTGGGAAGAGATTGAATCGCGCATGTTGAGAATTATCAGGGATTAA